From Microbacterium sp. YJN-G, a single genomic window includes:
- the secE gene encoding preprotein translocase subunit SecE yields the protein MEQDDVRGDIVAAGSYSLRDKQLGFFGRIALFFRQVIGELRKVVTPTRKELIKFTLVVLVFVLIVMGLVYGFDSLFGYVTHIVFGVPGS from the coding sequence ATGGAACAGGACGACGTTCGCGGCGATATCGTCGCAGCAGGTTCGTACTCCCTGCGTGACAAGCAGCTGGGCTTCTTCGGCCGTATCGCGCTGTTCTTCCGGCAGGTCATCGGCGAGCTGCGCAAGGTCGTCACCCCGACCCGCAAGGAGCTGATCAAGTTCACTCTCGTGGTCCTGGTCTTCGTGCTCATCGTCATGGGCCTGGTCTACGGTTTCGATTCGCTCTTCGGCTACGTGACCCACATCGTGTTCGGGGTACCCGGCAGCTGA
- the gabT gene encoding 4-aminobutyrate--2-oxoglutarate transaminase has protein sequence MTLIDETSTAPVGGPTLEQVRRVVTELPGPRSAAILARKADAVAAGVAHSMPVSVVAAGGGVVLDADGNSLIDLGSGIAVTSVGNAHPKVVAAVSAQVAQFTHTCFMVSPYESYVEVAEALNRLTPGSFAKKTALFNSGAEAVENAIKIARKHTGRQAVVAFDHGYHGRTNLTMALTAKSMPYKSGFGPFAPEVYRVPGSYPYRDGLTGAEAAKRAITLIEKQVGADNLAAVIIEPIQGEGGFIVPADGFLEAIVDWSRANGVVFIADEVQTGFARTGAMFASEILDIEPDLITTAKGIAAGLPLAGVTGRAEIMDSAHAGGLGGTYGGNPIACAAALAAIDAFENEGLVERAQRIGGILLDRLRALAAADPRIGDVRGHGAMIAAEFVDPATGEPDASLTGAVARACVAAGVIVLTCGTFGNVIRFLPPLSIGDDLLNEGLDVLAEALAQQ, from the coding sequence ATGACCCTCATCGACGAGACCTCCACAGCGCCCGTAGGCGGACCGACCCTCGAGCAAGTCCGTCGCGTCGTCACCGAACTGCCCGGCCCCCGCTCGGCGGCGATCCTCGCCCGCAAGGCGGATGCCGTCGCCGCCGGCGTCGCACACTCCATGCCCGTCTCGGTCGTCGCGGCCGGCGGGGGAGTCGTGCTGGATGCGGATGGCAACTCGCTCATCGACCTGGGCTCCGGCATCGCCGTGACCAGCGTCGGCAACGCGCACCCCAAGGTCGTCGCCGCGGTCAGCGCCCAGGTCGCGCAGTTCACGCACACCTGCTTCATGGTCTCGCCCTACGAGTCGTACGTCGAGGTCGCCGAGGCCCTCAACCGCCTCACCCCGGGATCGTTCGCGAAGAAGACCGCACTGTTCAACTCGGGCGCCGAGGCCGTCGAGAACGCGATCAAGATCGCCCGCAAGCACACCGGCCGTCAGGCGGTCGTCGCCTTCGACCACGGCTACCACGGCCGCACCAACCTCACCATGGCCCTCACCGCGAAGTCCATGCCGTACAAGTCGGGCTTCGGGCCGTTCGCCCCCGAGGTGTACCGCGTCCCCGGCTCGTACCCGTACCGCGACGGCCTGACCGGCGCCGAGGCCGCCAAGCGCGCCATCACCCTCATCGAGAAGCAGGTCGGCGCCGACAACCTGGCCGCCGTCATCATCGAGCCCATCCAGGGCGAGGGCGGCTTCATCGTCCCGGCCGACGGCTTCCTCGAGGCCATCGTCGACTGGAGCCGCGCCAACGGCGTCGTCTTCATCGCCGACGAGGTGCAGACCGGCTTCGCCCGCACCGGTGCGATGTTCGCCAGCGAGATCCTCGACATCGAGCCCGATCTGATCACCACGGCCAAGGGCATCGCCGCAGGCCTCCCGCTCGCGGGCGTGACCGGCCGCGCCGAGATCATGGACTCCGCACACGCGGGCGGACTCGGCGGCACCTACGGCGGCAACCCGATCGCGTGCGCCGCCGCGCTCGCCGCCATCGACGCCTTCGAGAACGAGGGGCTCGTCGAGCGCGCGCAGCGCATCGGCGGCATCCTGCTCGACCGCCTGCGCGCCCTCGCCGCCGCCGACCCGCGCATCGGAGACGTGCGCGGTCACGGCGCCATGATCGCCGCCGAGTTCGTGGATCCCGCCACCGGAGAGCCGGATGCCTCCCTCACCGGCGCGGTCGCGCGCGCCTGCGTGGCCGCCGGGGTGATCGTGCTCACCTGCGGCACCTTCGGCAACGTCATCCGCTTCCTGCCGCCGCTGTCGATCGGCGACGACCTCCTCAACGAGGGGCTCGACGTCCTGGCCGAGGCGCTCGCGCAGCAGTGA
- a CDS encoding aldehyde dehydrogenase family protein, producing MTDYAVVNPATGETLATYDTFTDAQIEDAVARAAAAAVTWAATAPAERADVIRRIAQLHRDRKDELGAIIVREMGKPIAAAVGEVEFAADIIEFYADNIDRITADQPLDILGDGTAVVRRAPLGALLGIMPWNFPAYQVARFAAPNLAIGNTILLKHAPQCPESAAALESIYRDAGLPDGAYVNLYATNEQAASIIADPRVHGVSVTGSERAGAAVAEAAGRNLKKVALELGGSDPFIVLSADDLDAVVQNAVDARLDNNGQSCNGAKRFIIVDDLYEEFTEKFVASLASVTAQDPTEEDTVLGPLSSLAAAERLQQQIDTAVEQGATVLTGGTRQGAFFAPTVLADVTADMDVYSEELFGPAAVVYRVADEDAAVALANDTSFGLGSYVFTTDPEQAERVANGIEAGMVYVNVVLADSPELPFGGVKRSGTSREMGLLAADEFVNKKLIRKA from the coding sequence ATGACCGACTACGCCGTCGTCAACCCCGCCACCGGCGAGACCCTCGCCACCTACGACACCTTCACGGATGCGCAGATCGAGGATGCCGTCGCCCGCGCGGCCGCCGCCGCCGTCACCTGGGCCGCGACCGCGCCGGCCGAGCGCGCCGACGTCATCCGCCGCATCGCGCAGCTGCACCGCGACCGCAAGGACGAGCTCGGCGCGATCATCGTGCGCGAGATGGGCAAGCCGATCGCCGCCGCCGTCGGCGAGGTCGAGTTCGCCGCCGACATCATCGAGTTCTACGCCGACAACATCGACAGGATCACGGCCGACCAGCCGCTGGACATCCTCGGCGACGGCACCGCCGTGGTGCGCCGTGCCCCGCTGGGCGCACTGCTGGGCATCATGCCGTGGAACTTCCCGGCCTACCAGGTGGCGCGCTTCGCGGCGCCGAACCTGGCGATCGGCAACACGATCCTGCTCAAGCACGCACCGCAGTGCCCCGAGTCGGCGGCGGCCCTGGAGTCCATCTACCGGGATGCCGGACTGCCCGACGGTGCCTATGTGAACCTGTACGCCACCAACGAGCAGGCCGCGAGCATCATCGCCGACCCGCGCGTGCACGGCGTCTCGGTCACCGGCTCCGAGCGAGCCGGCGCCGCGGTCGCCGAGGCCGCGGGCCGCAACCTCAAGAAGGTGGCGCTCGAGCTCGGCGGTTCCGACCCGTTCATCGTCCTCTCCGCAGACGATCTGGATGCCGTCGTGCAGAACGCCGTCGACGCGCGCCTGGACAACAACGGCCAGTCCTGCAACGGCGCCAAGCGATTCATCATCGTCGACGACCTGTACGAGGAGTTCACCGAGAAGTTCGTCGCCTCGCTCGCCTCGGTCACCGCGCAGGACCCGACCGAGGAGGACACCGTGCTCGGTCCGCTGTCGTCGCTGGCCGCCGCCGAGCGCCTGCAGCAGCAGATCGACACGGCCGTCGAGCAGGGTGCCACGGTGCTCACCGGCGGCACCCGCCAGGGGGCGTTCTTCGCACCGACCGTGCTCGCCGACGTGACGGCCGACATGGACGTGTACAGCGAGGAGCTCTTCGGCCCCGCCGCGGTCGTCTACCGCGTCGCCGACGAGGACGCCGCCGTCGCGCTCGCCAACGACACCTCGTTCGGCCTCGGGTCATACGTGTTCACCACCGATCCCGAGCAGGCCGAGCGGGTCGCGAACGGCATCGAGGCCGGCATGGTCTACGTCAACGTCGTCCTCGCCGACAGCCCCGAGCTGCCCTTCGGCGGCGTGAAGCGCAGCGGCACGTCGCGTGAGATGGGGCTGCTTGCCGCTGACGAGTTCGTGAACAAGAAGCTCATCCGCAAGGCCTAG
- the poxB gene encoding ubiquinone-dependent pyruvate dehydrogenase, translating to MVTVAENIVRTLRANAIDRVYGIPGDSLNGFTDALRKDGTIRWVHVRHEESAAFAAAADAALTGDLAVVAGSCGPGNLHLINGLFDAQRSRVPVLAIAAHIPTVEIGTGYFQETHPQELFRECSVYAEYVADPSQMPRLMEIAMRAAIEERGVAVLVIPGDVALAEIEGDRAAVIPRTRPVIVPGPDELERAAELLNGARRVTILAGAGVEGAHDAVIALADRLAAPVVHALRGKEFIEYDNPYDVGMTGLLGFASGFRAMEDADTLLILGSDFPYTQFYPDGVTTIQVDIRGAHLGRRHPLDLGMVGDVRATAEALLPRIKAKSDRAHLDDATEHYRKTRAKLDDLAVPSRGKAPIHPQYLARLIDEAAASDAVLTADVGSPTVWAARYFSMTEKRRLIGSFNHGSMANALMHAIGAQVARPDQQVIALAGDGGLAMMLGELITLTQNRLPVKVIVVNNSSLNFVELEMKAAGFVTYATDLDNPDFAAVAQALGIFARRVERSEDLLDAVAEVLAHDGPALLDVVTERQELSMPPSISAEQVKGFALYAIRTVMSGRGDELLDLARANWRQLF from the coding sequence ATGGTCACCGTCGCCGAGAACATCGTCCGCACGCTCCGCGCCAACGCCATCGACCGGGTCTACGGCATCCCCGGCGATTCGCTGAACGGGTTCACCGACGCCCTCCGCAAGGACGGCACGATCCGCTGGGTGCACGTGCGCCATGAGGAATCGGCCGCGTTCGCCGCGGCCGCGGATGCCGCGCTCACCGGCGATCTCGCCGTCGTGGCGGGCTCCTGCGGGCCGGGCAACCTGCACCTGATCAACGGGCTCTTCGACGCGCAGCGCTCGCGTGTGCCCGTGCTCGCGATCGCCGCGCACATCCCGACCGTCGAGATCGGCACCGGCTACTTCCAGGAGACGCATCCGCAGGAGCTGTTCCGCGAGTGCAGCGTGTACGCCGAGTACGTCGCCGATCCGTCGCAGATGCCGCGCCTGATGGAGATCGCCATGCGCGCCGCCATCGAGGAGCGCGGGGTGGCCGTGCTCGTCATCCCCGGCGACGTCGCGCTCGCCGAGATCGAGGGCGACCGGGCAGCGGTGATCCCGCGCACGCGCCCGGTGATCGTTCCGGGGCCGGACGAGCTCGAGCGGGCCGCCGAGCTGCTCAACGGCGCCCGCCGGGTGACGATCCTCGCCGGCGCGGGTGTCGAGGGCGCCCACGATGCGGTCATCGCGCTCGCCGACCGGCTCGCAGCCCCGGTCGTGCACGCGCTGCGCGGCAAGGAGTTCATCGAGTACGACAACCCCTACGACGTCGGCATGACGGGTCTGCTCGGCTTCGCCTCCGGCTTCCGGGCGATGGAGGACGCCGACACACTGCTCATCCTCGGCTCCGACTTCCCGTACACGCAGTTCTACCCGGACGGCGTCACCACCATCCAAGTCGACATCCGGGGCGCGCACCTGGGCCGACGGCATCCGCTCGATCTCGGAATGGTCGGCGACGTGCGCGCCACCGCCGAGGCGCTGCTGCCACGGATCAAGGCGAAGTCCGACCGCGCCCACCTCGACGACGCGACCGAGCACTACCGCAAGACCCGCGCGAAACTCGACGATCTCGCGGTCCCCTCACGCGGCAAGGCGCCGATCCACCCGCAGTACCTTGCCCGGCTGATCGACGAGGCCGCGGCATCCGACGCCGTCCTCACCGCCGACGTCGGCTCGCCCACCGTGTGGGCAGCGCGGTACTTCAGCATGACCGAGAAGCGCCGCCTGATCGGCTCGTTCAACCACGGGTCGATGGCCAACGCCCTCATGCACGCGATCGGCGCGCAGGTCGCGCGGCCCGATCAGCAGGTGATCGCGCTCGCCGGCGACGGGGGACTGGCGATGATGCTCGGCGAGCTGATCACGCTCACCCAGAACCGGCTGCCGGTGAAGGTCATCGTCGTCAACAACTCCTCGCTGAACTTCGTCGAGCTCGAGATGAAGGCTGCGGGGTTCGTGACCTACGCCACCGACCTCGACAACCCCGACTTCGCGGCCGTCGCGCAGGCGCTGGGCATCTTCGCTCGCCGGGTGGAGCGCTCGGAGGATCTGCTGGATGCCGTGGCCGAGGTGCTCGCCCACGACGGGCCCGCCCTGCTCGACGTCGTCACCGAACGGCAGGAGCTGTCGATGCCGCCGTCGATCAGCGCCGAGCAGGTCAAGGGCTTCGCGCTGTACGCCATCCGCACGGTCATGTCGGGCCGGGGTGACGAGCTGCTCGACCTCGCCAGGGCGAACTGGCGACAGCTGTTCTGA
- a CDS encoding PucR family transcriptional regulator, with product MEPTAAPTLRTLLERAELRLRLLSDPDALPADALERPVRWVHNSDLTDPTPFLAEDLVLLTTGTQLSDHDEDTAAYVARLAHRGVLALGFGSGVHRVGVPDQLVATCADAGIALFEVPYDVPFIAIARAHAEAIAAQAYARRTWALEAQRALAIAALRPRGLEATLTELSRRLGCWVGMYDSSGAIVHEHPVALAAGADAVAAEVAELLARGGAASRTIEDGDEVFTLFTFGRTGRLRGVIAIAAAALDPETRAVVTSVIAMAGLALEQNAQMSRARRRLHTQVLASLRADDPALARRVLGALPAAPIVVAVTEAPRAEAVIDWWERRRADAGTASFIAEGPEGLTMCVEAADESAFDELAARFELRIGVSGPWEYSGFSQAHAQALAALRRGATGAVRYAEAASGGVLDALTGDEARLIARTRLAPLRDHDAAGGELERTLVTWLEHDAHSEQTAAALGIHRHTLRSRIAQAASLLGLDLSSFPARAELWAALRAAGATR from the coding sequence GTGGAGCCGACCGCCGCACCGACGCTGCGCACCCTGCTCGAGCGCGCGGAGCTGCGGCTGCGGCTGCTCTCGGATCCGGATGCCCTGCCCGCCGACGCACTGGAGCGGCCGGTGCGGTGGGTGCACAACTCCGACCTCACCGACCCCACCCCGTTCCTCGCCGAGGATCTCGTGCTGCTGACCACAGGCACCCAGCTCTCCGACCACGACGAGGACACTGCGGCATACGTCGCCCGTCTCGCGCATCGTGGCGTGCTGGCGCTGGGGTTCGGCTCGGGTGTGCACCGGGTGGGGGTGCCCGACCAGCTCGTCGCCACGTGCGCGGACGCCGGCATCGCCCTGTTCGAGGTGCCCTACGACGTGCCCTTCATCGCCATCGCGCGCGCCCACGCCGAGGCGATCGCCGCGCAGGCCTACGCCAGACGCACCTGGGCACTCGAGGCGCAGCGCGCACTGGCGATCGCCGCCCTGCGGCCCCGCGGGCTGGAGGCCACCCTCACCGAGCTCTCGCGGCGGCTGGGCTGCTGGGTGGGCATGTACGACAGCTCGGGAGCGATCGTGCATGAGCACCCCGTCGCCCTCGCCGCCGGGGCGGATGCCGTTGCGGCCGAAGTGGCCGAGCTGCTCGCACGCGGCGGCGCCGCCAGCCGCACGATCGAGGACGGCGACGAGGTCTTCACCCTGTTCACCTTCGGGCGCACCGGCCGGCTGCGCGGCGTCATCGCGATCGCGGCGGCCGCGCTCGACCCCGAGACCCGCGCCGTGGTCACCTCGGTGATCGCCATGGCAGGCCTGGCCCTCGAGCAGAACGCACAGATGTCGCGCGCCCGGCGCCGGCTGCACACGCAGGTGCTGGCCTCGCTGCGAGCCGACGATCCGGCCCTCGCGCGCCGGGTGCTCGGAGCGCTGCCCGCTGCGCCGATCGTCGTCGCCGTGACCGAGGCGCCGCGCGCAGAGGCGGTCATCGACTGGTGGGAGCGACGCCGGGCGGATGCCGGCACCGCCTCGTTCATCGCCGAGGGGCCCGAGGGCCTGACCATGTGCGTCGAGGCGGCCGACGAGAGCGCCTTCGACGAGCTCGCCGCACGATTCGAGCTGCGGATCGGGGTGTCGGGGCCGTGGGAGTACAGCGGCTTCTCACAGGCCCACGCACAGGCGCTGGCCGCGCTGCGGCGGGGTGCGACCGGCGCCGTCCGTTATGCGGAGGCGGCCTCGGGCGGGGTGCTCGATGCCCTGACCGGCGACGAGGCGCGCCTGATCGCGCGTACGCGCCTGGCCCCGCTGCGCGACCACGACGCCGCCGGCGGCGAGCTGGAGCGCACGCTGGTCACCTGGCTCGAGCACGACGCGCACAGCGAGCAGACCGCGGCAGCCCTCGGCATCCACCGTCACACCCTGCGCTCGAGGATCGCGCAGGCCGCGAGTCTGCTGGGTCTGGACCTGTCGTCCTTCCCGGCCCGGGCCGAACTGTGGGCGGCGCTGCGCGCCGCCGGCGCGACCCGCTGA
- a CDS encoding MBL fold metallo-hydrolase, translating into MNAELIRIGDDLVAMHAIVTDAGITLVDAGLPGDRRALRRALDAAGRSLTEIRGVVLTHGDIDHIGVAEWLRAEHGIPIHVHEADAARARGEEKSHAAGGAWRLRAILQFLAAGLRRGALRPRHVGEVRTFRDGEVLDLPGAPEIIGLPGHSPGSVAVRVPAVDAVFVGDAITTRNVLTGVAAVAIGPFSDDPGQTPGSLERLRSLPERRMIPGHGPIFEGTAARLIEELAGDR; encoded by the coding sequence ATGAACGCAGAACTCATCCGGATCGGCGACGACCTCGTCGCCATGCACGCCATCGTCACCGATGCCGGGATCACACTCGTCGACGCCGGGCTGCCCGGCGATCGCCGGGCGCTGCGCCGGGCACTGGATGCCGCAGGCCGCTCGCTCACCGAGATCCGCGGCGTGGTGCTGACCCACGGCGACATCGACCACATCGGCGTCGCCGAGTGGCTCCGTGCCGAGCACGGCATCCCGATCCACGTGCACGAGGCCGATGCCGCCCGCGCCCGCGGAGAGGAGAAGTCGCACGCGGCAGGCGGCGCCTGGCGGCTGCGGGCGATCCTGCAGTTCCTGGCCGCCGGACTGCGGCGCGGCGCCCTGCGCCCCCGGCACGTGGGCGAGGTCCGCACCTTCCGCGACGGGGAGGTGCTCGACCTGCCCGGTGCGCCCGAGATCATCGGGCTGCCCGGCCACTCGCCGGGCTCGGTCGCCGTTCGCGTCCCGGCCGTGGATGCCGTGTTCGTGGGGGATGCCATCACCACGCGAAATGTCCTCACGGGAGTCGCGGCCGTCGCGATCGGCCCGTTCAGCGACGACCCGGGGCAGACTCCGGGGAGCCTGGAGCGACTGAGGTCGCTGCCCGAGCGGCGGATGATCCCCGGACACGGTCCGATCTTCGAGGGCACCGCGGCCCGGCTGATCGAAGAACTCGCCGGGGATCGCTGA
- a CDS encoding TetR/AcrR family transcriptional regulator produces MPAPLRVSQEELVAAIRRIAEQDGIDAVTMSSVAAAVGMRTPSLYKRAAHRHELLRLAADDAARELSTSAAAFSSNGADPDRDPATVLTGLARTLRAYVATAPRVSALLFAAPSEQAAPSTASAEPILRTLLDAVSSAVPGDPLPAARTFTAWIFGFCTMEQAGAFRLGGDVDEAFEFGLDALLAAIGARRQH; encoded by the coding sequence ATGCCGGCACCGCTGCGCGTGAGCCAGGAGGAGCTCGTGGCCGCCATCCGGCGCATCGCCGAGCAGGACGGGATCGACGCCGTGACGATGAGCTCGGTCGCCGCCGCCGTGGGCATGCGCACGCCCAGTCTGTACAAGCGCGCCGCTCACCGGCACGAGCTTCTGCGCCTGGCCGCCGACGACGCGGCGCGGGAGCTCAGCACCTCGGCCGCCGCGTTCTCCTCGAACGGCGCCGATCCCGACCGCGACCCCGCGACCGTCCTGACCGGGCTGGCGCGCACATTGCGGGCCTACGTGGCGACCGCTCCGCGCGTCTCGGCGCTGCTGTTCGCGGCGCCGTCCGAGCAGGCCGCGCCGTCGACGGCATCCGCTGAGCCCATCCTGCGTACCCTGCTCGACGCGGTCTCGTCCGCCGTTCCGGGCGATCCCCTGCCGGCCGCGCGCACCTTCACCGCCTGGATCTTCGGCTTCTGCACCATGGAGCAGGCCGGCGCCTTCCGCCTCGGCGGCGACGTCGACGAGGCGTTCGAGTTCGGACTCGACGCCCTGCTCGCCGCGATCGGGGCTCGGCGGCAGCACTGA
- a CDS encoding NAD-dependent succinate-semialdehyde dehydrogenase → MSSALATNEQELLARVPGGLFIGGRWVDADEGRTFDVRDPSTGDVIASIADATPADGIRALDAAAAAQESWAATAPRTRSDILRRAFDLVQAHKEDLALLMTLEMGKPLAEARGEVVYGGEFLRWFSEEAVRISGRYGTNPEGTGRMVVSQRPVGPSFFITPWNFPFAMATRKIAPALAAGCTVVIKPPALTPLTTIFFTKLLEEAGLPAGVVNVVQTSRSGALSGPIIADPRLRKLSFTGSTEVGRKLIAQAADGILRVSMELGGNAPFVVFEDADLDKAVDGALAAKFRNIGQACTAANRFIVHQDVAEEFARKVTERVQAMKIGRGTEEGVTIGPLIDGDAVAKAAELVGDAVDRGARLLAGGNALEGAGTFYEPTVLTDVVAGSAILREEIFGPVLAIATFADEAEAVRLANDTEYGLVSYVFTEDLGRGHRMIDALETGMMGLNVGVVSNAAAPFGGVKQSGVGREGGFEGIHEYLSTKYTLIPNS, encoded by the coding sequence ATGAGCAGTGCACTCGCAACCAACGAGCAGGAGCTTCTCGCCCGGGTCCCGGGCGGGCTCTTCATCGGCGGCCGGTGGGTGGATGCCGATGAGGGCCGCACCTTCGACGTGCGCGACCCCTCCACCGGCGATGTCATCGCCTCCATCGCCGACGCGACCCCGGCCGACGGCATCCGCGCCCTCGACGCCGCAGCCGCCGCGCAGGAGTCGTGGGCGGCCACCGCACCCCGCACCCGCAGCGACATCCTCCGCCGCGCGTTCGACCTCGTGCAGGCGCACAAGGAGGACCTCGCCCTGCTCATGACCCTCGAGATGGGCAAGCCGCTGGCCGAGGCCCGCGGCGAGGTCGTCTACGGCGGCGAGTTCCTGCGCTGGTTCAGTGAGGAGGCCGTGCGCATCAGCGGACGCTACGGCACCAATCCCGAGGGCACCGGGCGCATGGTCGTCTCGCAGCGCCCCGTCGGCCCCTCGTTCTTCATCACCCCGTGGAACTTCCCGTTCGCGATGGCCACCCGCAAGATCGCCCCCGCGCTCGCCGCCGGCTGCACCGTCGTGATCAAGCCGCCGGCACTGACCCCGCTCACCACGATCTTCTTCACCAAGCTGCTCGAAGAGGCGGGCCTGCCCGCCGGCGTGGTCAACGTCGTGCAGACCTCCCGCTCGGGCGCCCTGTCGGGCCCGATCATCGCCGACCCGCGGCTGCGCAAGCTGTCGTTCACCGGCTCGACCGAGGTCGGCCGCAAGCTCATCGCCCAGGCCGCCGACGGCATCCTGCGCGTCTCGATGGAGCTCGGCGGCAATGCGCCGTTCGTCGTCTTCGAGGACGCCGACCTCGACAAGGCGGTCGACGGGGCCCTGGCGGCGAAGTTCCGCAACATCGGGCAGGCGTGCACGGCCGCGAACCGGTTCATCGTGCACCAGGACGTCGCCGAGGAGTTCGCCCGCAAGGTGACCGAGCGGGTGCAGGCGATGAAGATCGGCCGCGGCACCGAAGAGGGGGTCACGATCGGCCCCCTGATCGACGGGGATGCCGTCGCCAAGGCGGCCGAGCTGGTCGGCGACGCCGTCGACCGCGGCGCCCGCCTGCTGGCCGGAGGGAACGCGCTCGAGGGCGCGGGCACCTTCTACGAGCCGACCGTGCTCACCGACGTCGTCGCCGGCAGCGCGATCCTGCGCGAGGAGATCTTCGGACCGGTCCTGGCCATCGCGACCTTCGCCGACGAGGCCGAGGCCGTGCGCCTGGCCAACGACACCGAGTACGGCCTGGTGTCGTACGTGTTCACCGAGGACCTCGGGCGCGGCCACCGCATGATCGACGCTCTCGAGACGGGCATGATGGGCCTGAACGTCGGTGTCGTCTCGAACGCGGCAGCGCCCTTCGGCGGCGTGAAGCAGTCGGGTGTCGGTCGCGAAGGCGGCTTCGAAGGCATCCACGAGTACCTGTCCACCAAGTACACCCTGATCCCCAACTCCTGA
- a CDS encoding FAD-dependent oxidoreductase yields MIAKEISRDVVIVGAGAAGLAAADDLRRAGLSVAVLEARGHVGDPAAAPAASDGAPDELRRTIRALALDSVLDDDTDDEPAQVPLLLAERLGADVLLNHPVDAVTWNEQGVVADSDGLTVRARFAIVPAHTAVAGGADAVAASADVIRILTGAAGAPGAPGSPGHADGGTLAAALRRGRDAAASVIEASRAQRAARGEPDFAAGLHP; encoded by the coding sequence ATGATCGCGAAGGAGATCAGCCGCGACGTCGTGATAGTGGGCGCGGGTGCCGCAGGCCTGGCGGCCGCCGACGACCTGCGCCGTGCCGGACTGTCGGTCGCCGTCCTCGAGGCGCGCGGTCACGTCGGCGATCCCGCCGCAGCACCTGCGGCATCCGACGGTGCTCCTGACGAACTGCGCCGCACCATCCGGGCGCTCGCGCTCGACTCCGTGCTCGACGACGACACCGACGACGAGCCGGCGCAGGTGCCGTTGCTGCTGGCGGAGCGGCTCGGCGCGGACGTGCTGCTGAACCATCCGGTGGACGCCGTCACCTGGAACGAGCAGGGCGTCGTCGCCGACTCCGACGGACTCACCGTCCGCGCGCGGTTCGCGATCGTCCCCGCCCACACCGCCGTGGCGGGCGGGGCGGACGCCGTGGCGGCCTCCGCCGACGTCATCCGCATTCTGACCGGCGCCGCCGGCGCACCGGGCGCCCCGGGCTCACCGGGTCACGCCGACGGCGGCACCCTCGCCGCCGCCCTGCGCCGCGGACGCGACGCCGCGGCATCCGTCATCGAGGCCAGCCGTGCGCAGCGCGCGGCACGCGGCGAACCCGACTTCGCCGCCGGCCTCCACCCCTGA